A part of Myxococcus landrumus genomic DNA contains:
- the alr gene encoding alanine racemase, whose translation MVEVNVESIAGGPGDAAHSSWLELSASALRHNVEVFRAVEGRSGPSRALGVVLKGNAYGHGLAQVLPLVHEGVDILYFIAPQDALKVREHERAHGLPPKQVVVLGAVGPHEAVVLAREGVDVVVADRGWEDAVPVLRAARLERPLRVHVHIDTGLGREGFTLAQLPHETRFLLDARDVLEVVGGLSHFANTEDVTEQGYALAQVDAFETGLGLLAEQLGGGTTGLQRHIAASAASLVLPRARYEALRVGISLYGLWPSAETRLSARLVLGEVPVLKPVLSWRCRSQVVKWLPANSYVGYGCTYRTSEPTRIAVLPVGYYDGYPRLASGKAHVLVNGRRCPVLGRVMMNHLIIDVTRATADERPVTATLLGRDGEESVSADALAGWAQTIHYELVTRLGAHLRREVVE comes from the coding sequence GTGGTGGAGGTGAATGTGGAGTCAATCGCTGGCGGGCCAGGAGACGCGGCCCATTCCTCGTGGCTGGAGCTCAGCGCCTCCGCCCTGCGGCACAATGTCGAGGTGTTCCGGGCGGTGGAGGGGCGCAGTGGCCCGTCGCGCGCGCTGGGGGTGGTGCTCAAGGGCAACGCCTACGGACACGGGCTCGCGCAGGTGCTGCCGCTGGTCCACGAGGGTGTGGACATCCTCTACTTCATCGCCCCCCAGGATGCGCTGAAGGTCCGCGAGCACGAGCGTGCACACGGCTTGCCTCCCAAGCAGGTGGTGGTGCTGGGCGCCGTCGGCCCCCACGAGGCGGTGGTCCTCGCGCGCGAGGGTGTGGACGTCGTGGTGGCGGACCGTGGCTGGGAAGACGCGGTGCCGGTGCTGCGCGCGGCGAGGCTGGAGCGCCCCCTGCGGGTCCACGTCCACATCGACACGGGGCTGGGCCGAGAGGGTTTCACGCTCGCTCAACTCCCCCATGAGACGCGCTTCCTCTTGGATGCGCGCGACGTGCTGGAGGTGGTGGGCGGGCTCAGCCACTTCGCCAACACGGAGGACGTGACGGAGCAGGGCTACGCGCTGGCGCAGGTGGACGCGTTCGAGACGGGGCTGGGGCTGCTCGCGGAGCAGCTCGGCGGGGGGACGACAGGACTCCAGCGGCACATCGCCGCGAGCGCCGCGTCGCTCGTGCTCCCCCGGGCTCGCTACGAGGCCCTGCGGGTGGGCATTTCACTCTACGGGCTGTGGCCGTCCGCGGAGACGCGGCTGTCCGCGCGGCTGGTGCTGGGCGAGGTCCCCGTGCTCAAGCCCGTGTTGTCGTGGCGGTGCCGCAGCCAGGTGGTGAAGTGGCTGCCCGCCAACAGCTACGTCGGCTATGGCTGCACGTACCGCACGTCGGAGCCCACGCGCATCGCGGTGCTTCCCGTGGGCTACTACGACGGCTATCCCCGGCTGGCCTCGGGCAAGGCCCACGTGCTGGTGAACGGGCGGCGGTGTCCGGTGCTGGGCCGGGTGATGATGAATCACCTCATCATCGACGTGACGCGGGCCACGGCCGATGAACGCCCCGTGACGGCCACGCTGCTGGGGCGGGACGGAGAGGAGTCCGTCTCCGCCGATGCGCTCGCGGGCTGGGCGCAGACGATTCACTACGAGCTCGTCACGCGCCTGGGCGCGCACCTGCGCCGCGAGGTCGTGGAGTAG
- a CDS encoding lysophospholipid acyltransferase family protein — protein sequence MWSAAVSSPAPSSDHVVPRTNEPKLPAEHLRRIVGTPPGALAAFVTRFVFAFISWLSPASRDALARFVGNLAYTLGIRRRVVMDNLEQGMPEKTDAERREIARGAYINMSRVVLESLPSGERLPPDWADQGVVGEEAWEALKARVATGKGALIVTAHFGNWELLGDMLIRWGVHIDALVRPLKGALNTRIAENRVRVGAGLIYPRGAIMEISSAVERGESPFMLLDQALPAKAAVFVPFFGRLASTTPACAVAAQRTGAPVFVVMGVRNGKPGARFRLEVEGPIPPPAPGECEDPITEHTARITAALERCIRKYPHQWMWLHRRWKVQPESTSRVASALPEGTDAKS from the coding sequence ATGTGGAGTGCCGCCGTGTCCTCTCCCGCTCCCAGTTCCGACCACGTCGTCCCACGAACGAACGAACCGAAGCTGCCAGCCGAGCACCTTCGCCGCATCGTCGGCACGCCGCCGGGCGCGCTGGCCGCGTTCGTGACGCGCTTCGTCTTCGCGTTCATCTCCTGGCTGTCTCCCGCGTCGCGCGATGCGCTCGCACGCTTCGTGGGCAATCTGGCGTACACGCTGGGCATCCGGCGCCGCGTGGTGATGGACAACCTGGAACAGGGGATGCCGGAAAAGACAGACGCGGAGCGTCGAGAGATTGCTCGCGGCGCCTACATCAACATGTCGCGGGTGGTGCTGGAGTCGCTGCCCTCCGGGGAGCGGTTGCCGCCGGACTGGGCGGACCAGGGCGTGGTGGGCGAGGAGGCGTGGGAGGCGCTGAAGGCTCGAGTGGCCACTGGCAAGGGCGCGCTCATCGTGACGGCGCACTTCGGCAACTGGGAGCTGCTCGGGGACATGTTGATTCGGTGGGGCGTGCACATCGACGCGCTGGTGCGTCCGCTGAAGGGCGCGCTCAACACGCGCATCGCGGAGAACCGGGTGCGCGTGGGCGCGGGGCTCATCTATCCGCGCGGCGCCATCATGGAAATCTCCTCCGCCGTGGAGCGAGGCGAGTCGCCCTTCATGTTGCTGGACCAGGCGCTGCCGGCGAAGGCGGCGGTGTTCGTGCCGTTCTTCGGAAGGCTCGCGTCGACGACACCCGCCTGCGCGGTGGCGGCGCAGCGCACGGGTGCCCCCGTGTTCGTGGTGATGGGCGTGCGCAACGGGAAGCCGGGCGCGCGCTTCCGGCTGGAGGTGGAGGGCCCCATTCCTCCCCCCGCGCCCGGCGAGTGCGAGGACCCCATCACCGAGCACACCGCGCGAATCACCGCGGCCCTGGAGCGCTGCATCCGCAAGTACCCACACCAGTGGATGTGGCTGCACCGCCGCTGGAAGGTGCAGCCGGAGAGCACCTCGCGCGTCGCGTCCGCGCTGCCCGAGGGGACGGACGCGAAGAGCTGA
- a CDS encoding M1 family metallopeptidase encodes MPNLLRPVALATVALLTACGARQNPPVSESAAVAPAPVTPAAAPAPTPPTLRLPKDVRPSDYAVELTLDPKAAAFQGTVDIRLDVVKPTSVVWLHGKELTVKQATLMQAGASIDVTPLKSEEGDFLGFSLAKPLAVGTAKLRVVYDGVASERENDGAFRVNEGGDWYVYTQFEPIDARRVFPCFDEPEYKVPWQFTFHVPAGNVAVTNTPQLAEEARPDGGRTFRFARTQPLPSYLIAFGVGPFDFLPAADSGQKKVKTRIITPRGRAVEGTYAAQATPEILAALEDYFGIPYAYEKLDIIAVPLLGGAMEHPGLVTFNSRLILSRPEEDSLSRQRAFSETQMHELGHQWFGNLVTLAWWDDLWLNESFASWVTPRIIESWRPTWGSAVERVQDRSRSLDADSLLSARRIHQPIASAHDIHGAFDGITYGKGSAVLTMTEEWLGREVFRRGIQRFMRKHAHGNATAKDFTDALSAEAGQDVTGVLEKFLDQTGAPLVTASLECGAGQPKVVLTQQHYLRLGSKAQAPQSWKVPVCVKYAVGTKDAKACTVLEGERTEVSLKEAKSCPAWVFPNADGAGYFRMRLEGEAATKLAKSGMGKLSRAERVALMGDTRALALAGAIPASEALALAARMAQDEDRVVVEGSTEMLDLVSARLLPESKWPDRERFMRETYGPRARKLGFVSRKGESEDTRLLRSSVMWRAARDGGDPQLVAQARVLADKWLTDKNAVEPEMVNTVLAIAAGHGDAAFLDKLITAVRTEKTRATRQRLLQALSNFRDPELVKRILPLVFDKALDPRESFWMVYGATQNVRTQQLAFDFVKANYDKLVGDSPDALLPREMASAMTYVGQPLCTIEGRQEIADFFTTRNEKTPGGPRTLAQVLESVDQCVALKAAQGASIESFLTRPPPSQARAN; translated from the coding sequence ATGCCCAATCTGCTCCGACCGGTGGCGCTGGCCACCGTTGCCTTGCTCACCGCGTGTGGTGCTCGGCAGAACCCTCCTGTCTCCGAGTCCGCCGCGGTGGCACCCGCTCCCGTGACGCCCGCGGCGGCCCCCGCGCCCACGCCTCCCACGCTGCGGCTTCCCAAGGACGTGCGCCCCAGCGACTACGCCGTGGAGCTCACGCTGGACCCGAAGGCCGCCGCCTTCCAGGGGACCGTGGACATCCGCCTGGATGTCGTGAAGCCAACATCTGTCGTGTGGCTGCATGGCAAGGAGCTCACGGTGAAGCAGGCCACGCTGATGCAGGCGGGGGCCTCCATCGACGTGACGCCGCTGAAGAGCGAGGAGGGCGACTTCCTCGGCTTCTCGCTGGCGAAGCCGCTGGCGGTGGGCACCGCGAAGCTGCGCGTGGTGTACGACGGCGTCGCCTCCGAGCGGGAGAATGACGGTGCCTTCCGCGTCAACGAGGGCGGCGACTGGTACGTCTACACGCAGTTCGAGCCCATCGACGCGCGCCGCGTCTTCCCCTGCTTCGACGAGCCCGAATACAAGGTGCCCTGGCAGTTCACCTTCCACGTGCCCGCGGGCAACGTGGCCGTCACCAACACGCCGCAGCTGGCGGAGGAGGCCCGTCCGGACGGAGGCCGCACCTTCCGCTTCGCGCGCACGCAGCCCTTGCCCAGCTACCTCATCGCCTTCGGCGTGGGCCCGTTCGACTTCCTTCCCGCCGCGGACTCCGGGCAGAAGAAGGTGAAGACGCGCATCATCACCCCGCGAGGCCGCGCCGTCGAAGGCACCTACGCCGCGCAGGCGACGCCCGAAATCCTCGCCGCGCTGGAGGACTACTTCGGCATCCCCTACGCGTACGAGAAGCTGGACATCATCGCGGTGCCGCTGCTCGGCGGCGCCATGGAGCACCCGGGCCTGGTGACGTTCAACTCGCGGCTCATCCTGTCCCGGCCGGAGGAGGACTCGCTCAGCCGTCAGCGCGCCTTCTCGGAGACGCAGATGCACGAGCTGGGGCACCAGTGGTTCGGCAACCTCGTCACGCTGGCCTGGTGGGATGACCTGTGGCTCAACGAGTCCTTCGCGTCGTGGGTCACCCCGCGCATCATCGAGTCGTGGCGGCCCACGTGGGGCTCGGCGGTGGAGCGGGTGCAGGACCGCAGCCGCTCCCTGGACGCCGACAGCCTCCTGTCCGCGCGTCGCATCCACCAGCCCATCGCCTCCGCGCATGACATCCACGGCGCCTTCGATGGAATCACCTACGGCAAGGGCTCCGCGGTCCTCACGATGACGGAGGAGTGGCTGGGCCGCGAGGTGTTCCGCCGAGGCATCCAGCGCTTCATGCGCAAGCATGCGCACGGCAACGCCACCGCGAAGGACTTCACGGACGCGCTGTCGGCGGAGGCCGGCCAGGACGTGACGGGCGTGCTGGAGAAGTTCCTGGACCAGACGGGCGCGCCGCTCGTCACCGCCTCGCTGGAGTGCGGCGCGGGTCAGCCCAAGGTGGTCCTCACCCAGCAGCACTACCTGCGGCTGGGCTCGAAGGCGCAGGCGCCCCAGTCCTGGAAGGTGCCCGTGTGCGTGAAGTACGCGGTGGGCACCAAGGACGCGAAGGCCTGCACGGTGCTGGAGGGTGAGCGCACCGAAGTCTCGCTGAAGGAGGCGAAGTCGTGCCCGGCCTGGGTCTTCCCCAACGCGGATGGCGCGGGCTACTTCCGGATGCGGCTGGAAGGCGAGGCCGCGACGAAGCTGGCGAAGTCGGGCATGGGCAAGCTGTCGCGCGCGGAGCGGGTGGCGCTGATGGGCGACACGCGGGCCCTGGCCCTGGCCGGGGCGATTCCCGCCTCGGAGGCGCTGGCGCTGGCGGCGCGCATGGCGCAGGACGAGGACCGCGTCGTCGTCGAGGGCTCCACGGAGATGCTGGACCTGGTGAGCGCGCGGCTCCTGCCGGAGTCGAAGTGGCCGGACCGCGAGCGCTTCATGCGCGAGACGTATGGCCCGCGGGCCCGGAAGCTGGGCTTCGTCTCGCGCAAAGGCGAGAGCGAGGACACGCGCCTGTTGCGCTCGAGCGTGATGTGGCGGGCGGCCCGCGACGGCGGAGACCCGCAGCTCGTCGCCCAGGCGCGCGTGCTCGCGGACAAGTGGCTGACGGACAAGAACGCGGTGGAGCCGGAGATGGTGAACACGGTGCTGGCCATCGCCGCGGGCCACGGGGACGCGGCCTTCCTGGACAAGCTCATCACGGCGGTGCGCACGGAGAAGACGCGCGCCACGCGCCAGCGGCTCCTCCAGGCGCTGAGCAACTTCCGCGACCCGGAGCTGGTGAAGCGCATCCTCCCGCTCGTCTTCGACAAGGCGCTGGACCCGCGTGAGTCCTTCTGGATGGTGTACGGCGCCACCCAGAACGTGCGCACGCAGCAGTTGGCCTTCGACTTCGTGAAGGCGAACTACGACAAGCTGGTGGGGGACTCTCCTGACGCGCTGCTCCCCCGGGAGATGGCCAGCGCCATGACCTACGTGGGGCAGCCGCTCTGCACCATCGAGGGGCGCCAGGAGATTGCCGACTTCTTCACCACGCGCAACGAGAAGACCCCGGGGGGGCCTCGTACGCTGGCGCAGGTGTTGGAGTCCGTGGACCAGTGCGTCGCCCTGAAGGCGGCGCAGGGGGCCAGCATCGAGTCCTTCCTCACCCGTCCGCCGCCGAGCCAGGCCCGGGCGAACTAG
- a CDS encoding enoyl-CoA hydratase has protein sequence MSDTLLTKREAGVLTLTFNRPEKKNAFTHAMYEAATHALKQAATDAEVRVVLLTGAGTVFTAGNDIGDFMEHPPAGEDSAVFLFLKALVDAPMPVVAAVDGPAVGIGTTMLLHCDYVVASERARFHMPFVQLGLCAEGASSLLLPRMAGYALASELLLFGEPFDAATAQRAGIVNKVVPDASLHEVANERARTLASRPAEAVRVTKELMRAPLRAETHATLAREGAKFIERLGSTEAQEAFMAFMSRGRK, from the coding sequence ATGTCCGACACGTTGCTGACGAAGCGGGAAGCGGGGGTCCTCACCCTCACCTTCAACCGGCCCGAGAAGAAGAACGCCTTCACGCATGCCATGTACGAGGCGGCCACCCACGCGCTCAAGCAGGCGGCCACCGACGCGGAGGTCCGCGTGGTGCTGCTCACGGGCGCGGGCACCGTCTTCACGGCGGGCAATGACATCGGCGACTTCATGGAGCACCCGCCCGCGGGCGAGGACAGCGCGGTGTTCCTCTTCCTCAAGGCACTGGTGGACGCGCCCATGCCGGTGGTGGCGGCGGTGGACGGCCCCGCGGTGGGCATCGGCACGACGATGCTGCTGCACTGTGATTACGTCGTGGCCAGCGAGCGCGCGCGCTTCCACATGCCCTTCGTGCAGTTGGGCCTGTGTGCCGAGGGCGCCAGCAGCCTGCTGCTGCCGCGCATGGCCGGCTACGCGCTCGCCAGCGAGCTGCTCCTGTTCGGCGAGCCCTTCGACGCGGCGACCGCGCAGCGCGCCGGCATCGTCAACAAGGTGGTGCCCGACGCCAGCCTCCACGAGGTGGCGAACGAGCGCGCCCGCACCCTGGCCTCCCGTCCCGCCGAGGCCGTGCGCGTGACGAAGGAGCTGATGCGTGCGCCCCTGCGCGCGGAGACCCACGCCACGCTCGCGCGCGAGGGCGCGAAGTTCATCGAGCGCCTGGGCTCCACGGAGGCGCAGGAAGCCTTCATGGCCTTCATGTCGCGCGGCCGGAAGTAG
- a CDS encoding ribose-phosphate diphosphokinase encodes MDPILITGTASPHLGRELARALGVAPTDCHFERFPDGEMHLEVPTTVRGRTVVLVQSLTPPAGEHLLELLLMADACWRAGAARLEAVVPYLGYARQDRRAKPGEPLGGRLVADMLTQGRFSRVMVVDLHSPALEGCFGAPLEHLTALPLLAEALRPQVTDTSVVVAPDLGAVKRAEALARLLGRPWAVIHKVRLSGDEVHASGLMGEVRGKRPILVDDMVSTGGTLVAAAGTLREAGCADDLTVVTTHALLVGPALERLKALPLGNLVATDSVEPPSGLPFPHHVVTLAPLVARALRP; translated from the coding sequence ATGGACCCCATCCTCATCACCGGTACCGCCAGCCCTCACCTGGGACGGGAGCTCGCCCGAGCCCTGGGCGTGGCGCCCACTGACTGCCACTTCGAGCGCTTTCCGGATGGAGAGATGCACCTGGAAGTCCCCACCACCGTGCGCGGTCGCACCGTGGTGCTGGTGCAATCCCTGACGCCGCCCGCGGGTGAGCACCTGCTGGAGCTGCTGTTGATGGCGGATGCGTGCTGGCGGGCCGGCGCGGCGCGACTGGAGGCGGTGGTGCCGTACCTGGGCTACGCGCGGCAGGACCGGCGCGCGAAGCCCGGTGAGCCGCTGGGCGGCCGGCTGGTGGCGGACATGCTGACGCAGGGCCGCTTCTCGCGGGTGATGGTGGTGGACCTGCACAGCCCCGCGCTGGAGGGCTGCTTCGGCGCGCCGCTGGAGCACCTCACCGCGCTGCCCCTGCTGGCGGAGGCGCTGCGGCCCCAGGTGACGGACACGTCCGTGGTGGTGGCGCCGGACCTGGGCGCGGTGAAGCGCGCGGAGGCACTGGCCCGGCTGCTCGGCCGCCCGTGGGCGGTGATTCACAAGGTGCGACTGAGCGGCGACGAGGTCCACGCCAGCGGCCTCATGGGCGAAGTGCGGGGCAAGCGCCCCATCCTCGTGGATGACATGGTGTCGACGGGCGGCACGCTCGTGGCGGCGGCGGGGACGCTGCGCGAGGCGGGCTGCGCGGACGACCTGACGGTGGTCACCACCCACGCGCTGCTGGTGGGCCCCGCGCTGGAGCGGCTGAAGGCGCTGCCCCTGGGCAACCTGGTCGCCACCGACAGCGTGGAGCCGCCCTCGGGACTGCCCTTCCCTCACCATGTGGTGACGCTCGCGCCGCTGGTGGCTCGCGCGCTGAGGCCCTGA
- a CDS encoding phosphoribosyltransferase encodes MRFRDRADAGRRLAAMLLPFRGTDVRVLGLARGGLRVAYEVARALEVPMDVWVSRRLTIPGRALTLGAVSEGGSQFLLSDAMRLAPLPRPKLEGLIRDEQDEVEAQVRRLRGRPPPEVSGSTVLLVDDGVLTGASAAAALRALGPLHPGRKVLATPVASTRGLEVVRPEADQVVCVWTEPGLRSVAEAYEDFRAFPDVELQNLIERSGQPPWRSHAVTESADSGGSWM; translated from the coding sequence ATGCGGTTTCGCGACAGGGCCGACGCGGGGCGGCGGCTGGCGGCCATGCTCCTTCCCTTCCGGGGGACGGACGTGCGCGTGTTGGGGTTGGCCCGGGGAGGACTCCGGGTGGCGTACGAGGTGGCGCGCGCGCTGGAGGTGCCCATGGACGTCTGGGTGTCGAGGCGGCTCACCATTCCCGGTAGGGCGCTGACCTTGGGCGCGGTGTCGGAAGGCGGCAGCCAGTTCCTGCTCTCCGATGCGATGCGGCTGGCGCCCCTGCCCAGGCCGAAGCTGGAGGGGCTGATTCGCGACGAGCAGGACGAAGTGGAGGCGCAGGTGCGAAGGCTGCGCGGACGCCCGCCTCCAGAGGTGTCCGGCTCCACCGTGTTGCTGGTGGATGACGGCGTGCTGACGGGTGCGTCCGCCGCCGCCGCGCTCCGAGCGCTGGGCCCGCTGCACCCAGGCCGCAAGGTGCTGGCCACGCCGGTGGCCTCGACGCGAGGGCTGGAGGTGGTGCGCCCCGAGGCGGACCAGGTGGTGTGCGTCTGGACAGAGCCCGGGCTGCGCTCCGTGGCGGAGGCGTATGAAGACTTCCGCGCCTTCCCGGACGTGGAGCTGCAGAACCTCATCGAGCGCTCGGGCCAGCCGCCGTGGCGCTCGCACGCGGTGACGGAGTCCGCGGACTCGGGCGGCTCCTGGATGTGA
- the orn gene encoding oligoribonuclease yields MRSREPRFVWLDLEMTGLDPESCAIIEIGVIITGPDLRPLAEFERVIWQPEEVLLRMEPVVKEMHTRNGLLEKVRASTLSLRVVEKEVTALVAEHCDVGEGVLAGNSIHTDRRFLFQYMPMLDRYLHYRMVDVTSLKVLTRAWYPNLVEPRKPPSGHTALADLRSSINELQYYRDVLFRATPG; encoded by the coding sequence ATGCGTTCGCGTGAACCCCGCTTTGTCTGGCTGGACCTGGAGATGACCGGCCTGGACCCAGAGTCGTGCGCCATCATCGAGATTGGCGTCATCATCACCGGCCCGGACCTGCGCCCGCTCGCGGAGTTCGAGCGAGTCATCTGGCAGCCGGAGGAAGTGCTCCTGCGGATGGAGCCGGTGGTGAAGGAGATGCACACGCGCAACGGCCTGCTCGAAAAGGTGCGCGCGTCCACCCTGTCCCTGCGGGTGGTGGAGAAGGAAGTGACGGCGCTGGTGGCCGAGCACTGCGACGTGGGCGAGGGCGTGCTGGCGGGCAACTCCATCCACACCGACCGCCGCTTCCTGTTCCAGTACATGCCCATGCTGGACCGCTACCTGCACTACCGCATGGTGGACGTGACGAGCCTCAAGGTGCTCACGCGCGCCTGGTATCCGAACCTGGTGGAGCCGCGCAAGCCGCCCTCCGGGCACACCGCGCTGGCGGACCTGCGCTCCAGCATCAACGAGCTCCAGTACTACCGGGACGTCCTCTTCCGCGCGACGCCGGGCTGA
- a CDS encoding response regulator translates to MKRLLIVDDELAIVEALQDILSVEGYGILTAFNGAEGLQRMAEVRPDLVLLDLMMPVMDGREMLRRMRDDPALRAIPVVVMSAGRISEEERRSSARFLAKPFELDLLLDTIAELLGGPQD, encoded by the coding sequence ATGAAGCGGCTGCTCATCGTCGATGACGAGCTGGCCATCGTCGAGGCCCTCCAGGACATCCTCTCCGTGGAGGGGTACGGCATCCTCACCGCCTTCAACGGCGCGGAGGGACTTCAGCGCATGGCCGAAGTCCGGCCAGACCTGGTGCTTCTCGACTTGATGATGCCGGTGATGGACGGGCGGGAGATGCTGCGCCGCATGCGCGATGACCCCGCGCTGCGCGCCATCCCCGTGGTGGTCATGAGCGCGGGGCGCATCTCCGAGGAGGAGCGCCGCTCCAGCGCGCGCTTCCTGGCCAAGCCCTTCGAACTGGACCTGCTCCTGGACACCATCGCCGAGCTGCTCGGAGGCCCCCAGGATTGA
- a CDS encoding acyl-CoA synthetase: protein MTSSLLEAFLDHAHRAPGRPLLTFEREPVSYGELAEHVTAFAKGLRQRGLQPGERVALFLENSPRFIIAYLGVQAAGGVVVLVNTAYRQVELAHILSDAEVHTCVTGTAGIAELIPLRDQLPSLQWLVAAEPPAAATPASLPVISFDTLLVEGASAPVSLSLPRPEDLAVLGYTSGTTGRSKGAMLLHRNLLANVRAVTEAWRWTAEDRLLLALPLFHTHGLMVGLHGTLYTGSSLELHRRFVATDALATLRDDASLTMFFGVPTMYGRLLEESRRTGVKPRALRLWVSGSAPLSPQLFHDIEHDFGARILERYGMTETVMNTTNPYDGERRPGTVGFPFPRQEARVVDVRARHPLPRGETGEIEVRGPHVFAGYWRRPDATAESFDAEGWFRTGDLGEVDADGYLRITGRARELIISGGFNVYPREVEEVLATHPGVAEVAVLGLPDADYGEQVVAVVVPPPGMHAPEAQALVEWCRDRLASFKKPRRVVFMDSLPRNAMGKVQKHLLRARLR, encoded by the coding sequence ATGACTTCGTCCCTCCTCGAAGCCTTCCTGGACCACGCCCACCGTGCGCCGGGGCGGCCGCTGCTCACCTTCGAGCGTGAGCCGGTCTCCTACGGCGAGCTGGCCGAGCACGTCACGGCCTTCGCGAAGGGGCTGAGGCAGCGCGGCCTGCAACCCGGTGAGCGGGTGGCGTTGTTCCTGGAGAACAGCCCGCGCTTCATCATCGCCTACCTGGGCGTGCAGGCCGCGGGCGGCGTGGTGGTGCTGGTCAACACGGCCTATCGCCAGGTGGAGCTGGCGCACATCCTGTCGGACGCGGAGGTGCACACCTGCGTCACGGGCACCGCGGGCATCGCGGAGCTCATCCCGCTGAGAGACCAGCTCCCCTCGCTCCAGTGGCTCGTCGCGGCGGAGCCTCCCGCGGCGGCGACCCCGGCGTCGCTGCCCGTCATCTCCTTCGACACGCTGCTCGTCGAGGGCGCCTCCGCCCCGGTCTCCTTGAGCCTGCCCCGCCCCGAGGACCTGGCGGTGCTGGGCTACACCTCTGGCACCACCGGCCGCTCCAAGGGCGCCATGCTGCTGCACCGCAACCTCCTGGCCAACGTGCGGGCCGTCACGGAGGCGTGGCGGTGGACGGCGGAGGACCGGCTGCTGCTCGCCCTGCCCCTGTTCCACACGCACGGGTTGATGGTGGGCCTGCACGGCACGCTGTACACGGGCTCGAGCCTGGAGCTGCACCGGCGCTTCGTCGCCACGGACGCGCTGGCCACGCTGCGCGACGACGCGTCGCTGACGATGTTCTTCGGCGTGCCCACCATGTACGGGCGGCTGTTGGAGGAGTCCCGGCGCACGGGCGTGAAGCCGCGCGCGCTGCGGCTGTGGGTGTCCGGCTCCGCGCCGCTGAGCCCCCAGCTCTTCCACGACATCGAGCACGACTTCGGCGCGCGCATCCTGGAGCGCTACGGGATGACGGAGACGGTGATGAACACCACCAACCCGTACGACGGCGAGCGCCGGCCGGGCACGGTGGGCTTCCCCTTCCCCCGCCAGGAGGCGCGCGTGGTGGACGTGCGCGCGCGCCACCCGCTGCCCCGGGGAGAGACGGGTGAAATCGAGGTGCGCGGCCCCCACGTCTTCGCCGGCTACTGGCGCCGCCCGGACGCCACCGCCGAGTCATTCGACGCGGAGGGCTGGTTCCGCACGGGGGACCTGGGCGAGGTGGACGCGGACGGCTACCTGCGCATCACCGGCCGCGCGCGCGAGCTCATCATCAGCGGCGGCTTCAACGTGTACCCGCGCGAGGTGGAGGAGGTGCTCGCCACGCACCCGGGCGTCGCCGAGGTGGCCGTGCTGGGCCTGCCCGACGCGGACTACGGAGAGCAGGTGGTCGCCGTGGTGGTGCCCCCGCCCGGCATGCACGCACCCGAGGCCCAGGCCCTGGTGGAGTGGTGCCGGGACAGGCTCGCCAGCTTCAAGAAGCCGCGCCGCGTCGTCTTCATGGACTCGCTGCCGCGCAACGCGATGGGCAAGGTCCAGAAGCACCTGCTGCGAGCCCGACTGCGGTGA